Proteins co-encoded in one Natrarchaeobius halalkaliphilus genomic window:
- the purF gene encoding amidophosphoribosyltransferase encodes MTEKCGVVGVSLDGRDAARPLYYALYALQHRGQESAGIITHDGFQQHSHVEMGLVGEVFDESDLDVLNGTAGIGHVRYPTAGSVDSSCAQPFSVSFKSGSLGLSHNGNLVNADEIRDELAGVGHAFTSDGDTEVIAHDLARNLLEEDLVRAVKHTMGRIHGSYALTISHDDTVLGVRDPQGNRPLCLGKLEDGYILASESAAIDTLDGDLVRDVRPGELIVLEKDGQGYDSYQLVENDNTAHCFFEHVYFARPDSVIDETLVYEARRNLGRRLWEESGVETDVVMPVPDSGRAFASGYADAASETTADGEMREEDDDGVEFAEGLMKNRYVGRTFIMPTQDERERAVRLKLNPIKSTVEGKTVTLIDDSIVRGTTSTQLVQLLKDCGAAEVHMRIGAPEIVAPCYMGIDMATREELIASDKTVDQIRTAIDAESLAYLSTDSVADVLGKDRIDLCLGCVTGNYPYEIDGEETDRDVTRPELGDQPMYADD; translated from the coding sequence ATGACCGAAAAGTGTGGCGTCGTCGGCGTCTCACTGGACGGTCGGGACGCGGCACGACCGTTGTACTACGCACTCTATGCGCTCCAGCATCGCGGCCAGGAATCCGCCGGTATCATCACGCACGACGGGTTCCAACAGCACAGCCACGTGGAGATGGGGCTCGTGGGAGAGGTGTTCGACGAGTCCGACCTCGACGTGCTCAACGGGACGGCTGGAATCGGTCACGTCCGGTACCCGACCGCGGGGTCGGTCGATTCCTCCTGTGCACAGCCGTTTTCCGTTTCGTTCAAAAGCGGCTCGCTCGGACTGAGTCACAACGGAAATCTCGTCAACGCAGACGAGATCAGAGACGAACTCGCCGGCGTCGGCCACGCCTTTACCAGCGACGGCGACACCGAAGTGATCGCCCACGATCTCGCGCGCAACTTACTCGAGGAGGACCTCGTCCGCGCGGTCAAGCACACGATGGGGCGGATTCACGGCTCCTACGCGCTGACGATCAGCCACGACGACACCGTTCTCGGCGTGCGCGATCCGCAGGGGAATCGGCCGCTCTGTCTCGGTAAACTCGAAGACGGCTACATCCTCGCGTCCGAATCGGCGGCGATCGACACGCTGGACGGCGATCTCGTCCGCGACGTCAGACCAGGGGAACTCATCGTCCTCGAGAAGGACGGGCAGGGGTACGATTCGTATCAACTTGTCGAGAACGACAATACGGCCCACTGCTTCTTCGAACACGTCTACTTCGCGCGACCGGACAGCGTGATCGACGAGACGCTGGTCTACGAGGCCCGTCGGAATCTGGGACGACGGCTCTGGGAGGAAAGCGGCGTCGAGACGGACGTCGTCATGCCAGTTCCCGACTCCGGGCGCGCGTTCGCGTCGGGCTATGCCGATGCGGCGAGCGAGACGACCGCAGACGGCGAGATGCGAGAGGAGGACGACGACGGCGTCGAGTTCGCTGAGGGGTTGATGAAAAACCGGTACGTCGGCCGAACGTTCATCATGCCGACTCAGGACGAACGCGAGCGGGCGGTGCGGCTAAAACTGAACCCGATCAAATCGACCGTCGAGGGAAAAACCGTTACGCTCATCGACGACTCGATCGTCCGCGGAACGACCTCGACGCAGCTCGTCCAGTTGCTCAAAGACTGCGGTGCGGCCGAAGTTCACATGCGGATCGGTGCCCCGGAGATCGTGGCCCCGTGTTACATGGGGATCGACATGGCCACTCGCGAGGAGTTGATCGCTTCGGACAAGACCGTCGATCAGATCCGAACCGCAATCGACGCGGAGAGCCTCGCGTACCTCTCGACGGACTCCGTTGCGGACGTGCTGGGGAAGGATCGGATCGACCTCTGTCTCGGGTGCGTGACCGGTAACTACCCGTACGAGATCGACGGCGAAGAGACCGACCGCGACGTGACGCGACCGGAGCTCGGAGATCAGCCGATGTACGCCGACGATTGA